The following proteins are co-located in the Nonlabens ponticola genome:
- a CDS encoding NAD(P)H-dependent flavin oxidoreductase — MTSKELIDRLSLPVVAAPMFLISGPELVIECCKNGIVGTFPALNQRSTEGFEQWLIQIEKELAAWEQETGKKAAPYGVNLIVHGSNPRLEADLKVCMKHKVPLIITSLGAVKDVVNAVHSYGGLVFHDVIKKRHAEKAQEAGVDGLILVAAGAGGHAGTLNPMPFIREVRSFYDGVIMLSGAMSSGQDVASALQMGADLAYMGTRFINTDESKATDEYRDMIIEAGSSDVVYTAAISGVSANFLAASLNAAGLTEEQLKATGKIDFGKEMDTEAKAWKTIWSAGQGVATIKDTIPTGQLIDRLKTEFKEAIEKQVENLKRFV, encoded by the coding sequence ATGACATCCAAAGAGCTGATCGATAGACTATCATTGCCCGTTGTGGCGGCACCCATGTTTTTAATCTCTGGCCCAGAGTTGGTCATCGAGTGCTGTAAGAACGGAATAGTAGGAACTTTTCCCGCGCTTAATCAACGATCAACCGAAGGTTTTGAACAATGGCTTATTCAAATAGAAAAAGAGCTTGCTGCCTGGGAACAGGAAACTGGTAAAAAAGCTGCGCCGTATGGTGTCAACTTGATTGTTCATGGGTCCAACCCACGACTAGAGGCAGATCTTAAAGTTTGTATGAAACACAAAGTGCCACTTATTATTACCTCACTAGGTGCGGTAAAAGATGTGGTCAATGCCGTGCATAGTTATGGAGGGCTTGTATTTCATGATGTGATCAAAAAACGCCATGCAGAAAAGGCTCAAGAAGCTGGTGTTGACGGGTTGATTCTAGTAGCCGCTGGTGCTGGTGGTCATGCTGGAACCTTGAACCCTATGCCATTTATACGTGAGGTGAGATCATTCTATGATGGTGTCATTATGCTGTCAGGTGCGATGAGCTCTGGTCAAGACGTTGCCAGCGCACTGCAAATGGGCGCAGATCTAGCCTACATGGGCACACGTTTTATCAATACTGATGAGTCAAAAGCTACTGATGAATACCGCGACATGATCATTGAGGCTGGATCATCTGATGTGGTTTACACCGCTGCGATATCAGGAGTATCTGCAAATTTTCTAGCGGCGAGTCTCAATGCTGCTGGATTGACTGAAGAACAATTGAAGGCGACTGGAAAAATCGATTTTGGCAAAGAAATGGATACCGAGGCCAAAGCCTGGAAAACCATCTGGAGTGCTGGCCAAGGCGTGGCCACCATTAAAGATACGATCCCAACAGGTCAACTCATCGACCGCCTAAAAACCGAATTTAAGGAAGCTATTGAAAAGCAAGTTGAGAATTTGAAGAGGTTCGTTTAA
- a CDS encoding YgjV family protein, whose translation MEFTLTEIIGYLASLFVLLSFFNKDLRKLRIVNSVGCALFVAYGIMLPSIPVIITNVAILMVNGYYLFIKKEVPMVSNTTTETQE comes from the coding sequence ATGGAATTTACACTTACTGAAATCATTGGCTATCTAGCTAGCCTTTTTGTCTTATTGTCGTTTTTTAATAAAGACCTGCGCAAGCTGCGTATCGTCAACTCGGTAGGTTGCGCGCTTTTTGTGGCTTACGGGATTATGCTTCCTAGCATACCAGTTATCATTACCAACGTGGCTATCCTGATGGTTAATGGGTATTATCTGTTTATTAAGAAAGAGGTTCCAATGGTTTCAAATACAACAACTGAAACTCAAGAATAG
- a CDS encoding SanA/YdcF family protein, whose product MKKLLNIVVFLLIAGVIAVIFLQQYIQQTSKDSIATNIEMLEPAYTGIVLGASVLPDQSLSPVLKARVDAALLAYEQGKIERFLLSGDHGDRDYDEVNPMKNYLVKKGVPTADIFLDHAGFDTYDSMIRAREIFEVDHAIVFTQEFHLPRAIYLGNRLGLNIQGYIADPEGYEPSSSLKRREWLANIKAWAEININQRPTHDGKAIPITGDSSQSYD is encoded by the coding sequence ATGAAGAAACTTCTCAATATTGTCGTCTTTTTATTGATTGCTGGTGTCATTGCTGTGATATTTTTACAACAATACATACAACAAACTTCTAAAGATAGTATCGCGACCAACATAGAAATGCTGGAACCTGCTTATACGGGAATTGTGTTAGGTGCAAGCGTGTTGCCCGATCAGTCACTCTCACCAGTTCTCAAGGCTCGTGTAGATGCTGCTTTACTAGCCTATGAACAAGGGAAGATTGAGCGCTTTTTGTTGAGCGGTGATCATGGTGATCGCGACTATGATGAGGTAAATCCGATGAAAAACTATCTAGTTAAAAAAGGGGTTCCTACCGCAGATATTTTTCTAGATCATGCTGGTTTTGACACTTATGATAGCATGATACGAGCACGTGAGATTTTTGAAGTTGATCACGCCATTGTCTTTACTCAAGAGTTTCATTTACCACGAGCCATTTATCTAGGCAATCGATTAGGGCTTAACATACAAGGCTACATAGCAGATCCAGAAGGCTATGAACCATCATCCAGCCTCAAACGTAGAGAGTGGCTGGCCAATATCAAAGCATGGGCAGAAATCAACATCAATCAACGACCTACTCATGATGGAAAAGCTATTCCTATCACTGGCGATAGCAGCCAGAGTTATGACTAA
- a CDS encoding patatin-like phospholipase family protein: MKDLGLCLSGGGARASAHIGVLEALNENGIYPKQLSGTSAGALIASLYCYGYKPLEILEMSLQDEFVNIFKFQIITRNWNRLAALKKLLMKHMPENSFDAMKIPVHVCATNLNKGCAEFLNSGDLATAITASCAIPVIFKAVQIDGMTYVDGGVLNNLPVETLLDKDLTIMGVSICPHDEMAKVTSIREISERIFQLNVWSNVELRLKQCDIVLDLEDSFNYGMFDVKKSEELFRIGYDRTLQQMPSILAQLAD, translated from the coding sequence ATGAAAGATCTAGGCCTGTGTTTATCTGGTGGCGGCGCGAGAGCTAGCGCTCACATAGGTGTTCTGGAAGCCTTGAACGAGAACGGCATTTACCCTAAACAACTTTCTGGCACTAGCGCTGGTGCGCTGATAGCATCCTTATATTGTTATGGCTACAAGCCCCTGGAAATTCTAGAAATGTCCTTGCAGGATGAATTTGTAAATATCTTCAAGTTCCAGATCATCACTCGCAACTGGAACCGACTGGCAGCACTCAAGAAACTATTGATGAAACACATGCCCGAAAATAGTTTTGACGCCATGAAAATTCCCGTTCATGTATGTGCAACCAACCTCAATAAAGGCTGTGCAGAATTTCTCAATTCGGGCGATCTAGCTACTGCCATTACCGCTTCTTGCGCCATACCAGTTATATTCAAGGCTGTCCAGATTGATGGCATGACCTATGTTGACGGCGGCGTGCTCAACAATCTGCCTGTAGAAACGCTGCTTGACAAGGACTTGACCATCATGGGCGTGAGCATTTGCCCGCATGACGAGATGGCAAAAGTGACGAGCATACGCGAGATCAGTGAGCGTATCTTTCAGCTTAATGTCTGGTCAAATGTAGAATTGCGTCTCAAGCAATGCGACATCGTTTTGGATCTGGAAGATTCCTTCAACTACGGCATGTTTGACGTCAAAAAATCCGAAGAGCTTTTCCGCATAGGTTATGATCGTACCTTGCAGCAAATGCCTAGCATCCTAGCGCAGTTAGCCGATTAA
- a CDS encoding phosphatase PAP2 family protein — translation MKQVLALIALLSALNLQAQDSFVIDRGETNLWQDFTYDMGNVFQGVGFAYSRPLYWQGDDFIKLGGVAAVTGGLLFVDGDIRDIARDTKDDVPEILLDYGYYAGAPQNNYGAMGAVYLTGLFTKNEKLRRTGVLLISSATATGFLQQLTKSLAGRARPGKELGRNHFKPFGGSAGYRSFPSGHAVLTFTNAHVIAKQFKNPWVKAGIYTVGVIPGLSRIYDDQHWASDVFLSWAMSYFMVEAIDLYLDRKYAEKYNQTPKKTSLDFSFSMQHIGVSYTF, via the coding sequence ATGAAACAAGTACTGGCGCTGATCGCCTTACTATCAGCTCTCAATCTACAAGCACAAGATTCATTTGTAATAGACCGTGGCGAGACCAACCTGTGGCAGGACTTCACCTATGATATGGGTAATGTTTTTCAGGGCGTTGGTTTTGCATATTCACGGCCGCTGTATTGGCAAGGTGATGATTTTATCAAATTAGGTGGCGTTGCTGCCGTTACTGGTGGTTTGTTATTTGTCGATGGCGACATCCGCGATATTGCGCGCGATACAAAAGATGATGTGCCCGAGATTTTACTCGATTACGGCTATTATGCTGGTGCCCCACAAAATAATTACGGTGCCATGGGTGCTGTTTACCTAACGGGACTGTTTACTAAAAATGAAAAACTGCGTCGCACTGGTGTGCTGCTTATAAGCTCCGCAACAGCGACTGGGTTTCTACAACAGTTGACGAAAAGTCTTGCAGGTCGTGCGCGACCTGGCAAGGAATTGGGTCGCAATCATTTCAAGCCTTTTGGCGGCAGCGCTGGTTACAGGTCTTTCCCGTCGGGTCATGCCGTTTTGACTTTTACCAACGCCCATGTGATTGCCAAACAGTTTAAAAATCCATGGGTAAAAGCTGGTATTTATACCGTAGGCGTTATTCCAGGCTTGTCGCGCATCTATGACGACCAGCATTGGGCCAGCGACGTGTTCTTGAGTTGGGCGATGAGTTATTTTATGGTAGAGGCGATCGATTTGTACCTGGATAGAAAATATGCTGAAAAGTATAACCAGACTCCTAAAAAGACCTCATTGGACTTCTCATTCAGTATGCAGCATATAGGCGTTTCCTATACTTTTTAG
- a CDS encoding DUF4249 domain-containing protein has product MRHLLIIMLVVVCFSCEDVIDVDLNTAEPRLVIEATINREADGETAGSIRLTRTADFFEEINEPVTDAQVRIIDENGNTFEYEHNDLGYYFNDELDIEDDVDYTLEIIDQGQTYRSTEQLIKTVPLFNPEQEEIDGFGEFTQITAFYDDPEGFGDFYLFRYLDEFNREIDIRDDEFSDGNVTPTSFFIEDLNPQMEILLTIEGIDQRAFTFYETLLQQGADAGGGPFDTQPATVRGNVINETDSSRFPLGYFRISEIYRLNYIAD; this is encoded by the coding sequence ATGAGACATTTACTAATTATTATGCTAGTGGTGGTTTGCTTTTCATGTGAGGATGTGATAGATGTTGATCTCAATACTGCTGAGCCTAGACTTGTAATAGAAGCGACCATCAATCGCGAGGCAGATGGCGAGACGGCAGGCAGCATACGGTTGACTAGAACGGCAGACTTTTTTGAAGAAATCAACGAGCCAGTGACTGACGCACAGGTACGTATCATTGATGAGAATGGTAATACGTTCGAATATGAGCACAATGATCTAGGTTACTATTTCAATGATGAACTGGATATAGAGGATGACGTGGATTACACACTAGAAATCATAGATCAAGGACAAACGTATCGCTCTACAGAGCAACTCATTAAAACAGTACCGCTGTTCAATCCTGAACAAGAGGAAATAGATGGCTTTGGCGAATTCACACAGATTACTGCTTTTTATGACGATCCAGAAGGTTTTGGAGATTTCTACTTGTTTCGATATCTAGATGAGTTTAATCGCGAGATCGACATACGCGATGATGAATTTAGCGACGGTAATGTGACGCCTACCAGTTTCTTTATCGAGGATTTGAATCCGCAGATGGAGATCTTATTGACCATTGAAGGTATTGATCAGCGTGCATTCACCTTCTATGAGACGCTACTGCAACAAGGTGCAGATGCTGGTGGCGGCCCGTTTGACACACAGCCTGCAACTGTGCGAGGTAATGTGATCAACGAGACTGATTCCTCTAGATTCCCGCTGGGATACTTTAGAATTTCTGAAATATATCGATTGAACTATATAGCAGACTAA
- a CDS encoding serine hydrolase domain-containing protein has translation MRFFITLILSFTLFNAGAQEAVASDMMKEDATTLNQQQLDILHRGTKSFPEKTQLAIAVVNNGKVSFAGIERVGDTIKMIDNHDHTFEIGSLTKVFTSTLLADLVLNDKIKLDDPLEKHMDYDLSINPKTTLKQLANHTSGLPRLPTNLNLFLVDQSNPYKEYDSSMLKQYLTSGNTQQKQIGTSYEYSNLGAGTLGFVLASMEQMTYEELLQECIFNKYNMSNSTTLKEKIKTELIEGRDDNGNITSNWDFDALAGAGAILSTVEDLSKFALAQFDKTNESLALTQESTYNVNSNMDIGLGWHIIKRIDQNDKLWHNGGTGGYSSSMVLDVTDKSGVIILSNLSAFHPKMGNIDGLSFGLLKTLADPK, from the coding sequence ATGAGATTCTTCATTACCCTAATCCTTTCTTTCACCCTATTCAATGCAGGCGCTCAAGAAGCTGTAGCATCCGATATGATGAAAGAAGATGCCACAACTCTTAATCAGCAACAATTAGATATACTGCATAGAGGAACTAAATCATTCCCGGAAAAAACACAACTCGCTATCGCCGTCGTCAATAATGGTAAGGTTTCATTTGCAGGAATAGAAAGAGTTGGTGATACCATTAAAATGATTGATAATCACGATCACACTTTTGAAATAGGCTCATTGACCAAGGTTTTTACTTCAACACTTCTAGCCGATCTTGTCCTCAATGACAAAATTAAATTAGATGATCCTTTAGAAAAACACATGGATTATGACCTGAGCATCAACCCAAAAACGACTTTGAAGCAACTGGCCAATCATACTTCAGGTTTGCCGCGTTTGCCTACTAATTTGAATCTGTTCCTGGTGGATCAAAGCAATCCTTATAAAGAATACGACAGCTCTATGCTCAAGCAATATTTGACATCTGGAAATACCCAGCAAAAGCAAATAGGCACTTCTTATGAATATTCAAATCTAGGTGCAGGAACATTAGGATTTGTTCTCGCTAGTATGGAGCAAATGACCTATGAAGAATTGCTACAAGAGTGTATTTTCAACAAATACAACATGTCTAACTCAACAACTTTAAAAGAAAAAATAAAGACAGAGTTGATTGAAGGTCGCGATGATAATGGCAATATCACCTCAAACTGGGATTTTGATGCGCTAGCCGGCGCAGGCGCGATCCTTTCAACAGTAGAAGATTTATCAAAGTTTGCCTTAGCTCAATTTGATAAAACCAATGAGTCTCTAGCTCTGACTCAAGAATCCACCTATAATGTCAATTCAAATATGGATATAGGACTAGGCTGGCACATCATCAAAAGGATTGATCAAAATGATAAATTATGGCACAACGGCGGCACTGGTGGTTACTCGTCAAGTATGGTTCTAGACGTTACTGATAAAAGCGGTGTAATCATCTTATCAAACTTATCTGCCTTTCATCCTAAGATGGGAAATATTGACGGATTGAGTTTTGGGTTGTTGAAAACATTGGCTGACCCCAAATAG
- a CDS encoding TonB-dependent receptor, with product MKHFIITAVFCVLAFAKADSQKFTLSGTVTEKGTGETLLNVNVLIPAESTGTITNEYGFYSITLPAGTYEVQYSSLGFKTIMRTVTLDANKKLSLELEEQGEALDAVILKADVEKLSIRSPQMSVNALSIETIKKTPVVLGEVDLIKALTLLPGVTNAGEGASGFNVRGGAADQNLVLLDEATLYGSDHLFGFFSVFNPDAIKDLKLYKGGIPARYGGRVSSVLDIYQRDGNKSRLSGTGGIGIVSSRLLLEGPIQKDKSSFLIGGRSSYAHLFFPLFDLDNQAYFYDLNAKVSFNINDRNRLYASAYFGRDVFEVNNLFGNTFGNSFVNLRWNHTYNDKWFGNASLIYSDYNYGLELEFVEFVFDSGISNLNAKYDLTHYLNDKTKLRFGLNSIYYEFDPGKITPTTDDSSINERQLALKYAMENAVYIDGEFTLTDNINVNAGLRFTNFLRLGQDNLFRYEDNQPLLYNEEQGIYTSAEPLETFNESRSNVLESFYNIEPRLGISYSLDDDTSIKASYQRINQYIHLISNTTAPTPFDLYAPSGEFIKPQVGDQVAIGFFKNVGDYSIEVESFYKEVDNRLDYIDGADLIAQDAVETILLNGEARAYGLELLLRKNYGKLQGWVAYTLSRSEQRTPGRTADEPGINNGEWYNAAWDKTHDLTITANYELNKKWNFGTNFTLQTGQPVTYPVAQYEFDGNFIPVYESRNASRLPVIHRLDLSATYIPKPEKTKGWQGSWVFSLYNAYNRKNAASVSFGENEDTGRNEATRLAIFGIVPAVTYNFKF from the coding sequence TTGAAGCATTTTATAATTACAGCGGTGTTTTGTGTTCTCGCTTTCGCGAAAGCTGATTCCCAAAAATTCACGCTATCAGGCACAGTCACTGAAAAAGGCACCGGTGAGACGCTACTCAACGTAAATGTCCTGATACCAGCAGAAAGTACAGGAACCATAACCAATGAATACGGTTTTTACAGCATCACGCTGCCCGCAGGAACTTATGAAGTGCAATACAGCAGTTTAGGATTCAAGACTATAATGCGTACGGTGACGCTGGATGCCAACAAAAAATTATCGCTGGAACTAGAAGAGCAAGGTGAGGCGCTTGATGCCGTTATCCTGAAGGCAGATGTGGAGAAACTAAGCATCAGATCGCCACAAATGAGCGTGAATGCACTGTCGATTGAAACGATTAAAAAAACTCCTGTAGTTCTAGGTGAGGTTGACCTAATAAAAGCCTTGACGCTGCTGCCTGGTGTCACCAATGCCGGTGAAGGCGCCAGTGGTTTTAATGTGCGTGGTGGCGCGGCAGATCAAAATCTAGTGTTGCTAGACGAGGCTACTTTATACGGTAGCGATCACCTGTTCGGCTTCTTTTCAGTCTTTAATCCTGATGCGATTAAGGATTTGAAATTATATAAAGGTGGTATTCCCGCTAGATATGGTGGTCGTGTTTCCAGTGTGTTGGACATTTACCAGCGTGATGGTAATAAATCACGATTGAGCGGCACTGGTGGTATAGGAATCGTCTCCAGCAGACTGCTGCTAGAAGGCCCGATTCAAAAAGACAAATCCTCTTTTCTAATAGGTGGTCGTAGTAGTTATGCTCATTTATTTTTCCCTCTTTTTGATCTGGATAACCAAGCCTATTTCTATGATTTGAATGCCAAGGTTTCTTTTAATATCAACGACCGCAATCGTTTGTATGCCTCGGCATATTTTGGTCGTGATGTATTTGAGGTAAACAACTTGTTCGGCAATACTTTTGGAAATTCATTTGTGAACCTGCGCTGGAATCATACGTATAATGACAAATGGTTTGGTAATGCATCCTTGATCTATAGTGATTATAATTATGGGCTTGAACTAGAATTTGTAGAGTTTGTTTTTGACAGCGGCATCAGTAATCTGAATGCGAAATATGACTTGACGCATTACCTCAACGATAAAACCAAATTGCGCTTTGGTCTCAACTCCATCTATTATGAGTTTGATCCTGGTAAAATCACGCCAACTACCGACGATAGTTCCATCAATGAACGTCAACTAGCATTAAAGTATGCCATGGAAAATGCTGTTTATATCGATGGTGAATTCACCCTAACTGATAATATCAATGTGAATGCAGGGTTGCGATTCACCAATTTCCTGCGATTGGGTCAGGATAATTTATTCCGCTATGAGGATAATCAGCCACTTTTATACAATGAAGAGCAAGGTATTTATACCAGTGCAGAACCTCTAGAAACTTTTAATGAGAGCCGCAGCAACGTGCTGGAAAGTTTTTACAATATTGAACCGCGTCTAGGTATTTCTTATAGTCTGGACGACGATACCAGTATTAAGGCAAGCTACCAGCGCATCAACCAATACATCCATTTGATAAGTAATACCACTGCGCCTACACCGTTTGATCTGTATGCGCCTAGCGGTGAATTTATAAAACCACAAGTAGGTGATCAAGTCGCGATTGGTTTTTTCAAGAATGTTGGTGATTACAGCATTGAGGTAGAATCATTTTATAAAGAAGTAGATAATCGTCTGGACTATATTGATGGTGCAGACCTCATCGCACAGGATGCGGTGGAAACGATCTTACTTAATGGTGAGGCGAGAGCTTACGGTCTAGAATTATTATTGCGTAAAAACTATGGCAAGTTGCAAGGCTGGGTTGCCTATACCCTATCACGCAGTGAGCAGCGCACGCCAGGTCGTACGGCAGACGAGCCAGGTATCAATAATGGTGAATGGTACAACGCCGCATGGGATAAAACCCATGATTTGACTATTACCGCTAATTATGAACTGAACAAGAAGTGGAACTTTGGCACAAACTTCACGCTGCAAACGGGTCAACCGGTAACCTATCCAGTAGCTCAATATGAGTTTGACGGTAATTTTATTCCTGTTTATGAATCGCGCAACGCTAGTAGACTACCTGTTATCCATAGATTGGATTTGAGTGCTACCTATATTCCGAAACCTGAAAAGACCAAAGGTTGGCAAGGAAGTTGGGTTTTTAGTTTATACAATGCCTACAATAGAAAAAATGCAGCGAGTGTCAGCTTTGGTGAGAATGAGGATACTGGCCGCAATGAAGCTACACGACTGGCGATTTTTGGAATTGTACCAGCGGTCACTTATAATTTTAAATTTTGA
- a CDS encoding NAD(P)H-dependent oxidoreductase, with the protein MKSIENLEWRYATKKFDPSKNITQEQLQDIASVFNLTATSYGLQPSRLTIVQNKILQEKLVPISYGQRQVLDAPAVLVISTIKVDLAYINNYFDRVVAARQTPSEILAPFRKQLEDKFEAMSEDENLAWARNQAYIALGNLMTVLADMRIDSCPMEGFIPQKVDELLELNDQGLKSVLLLPIGHRASDDMFADMAKVRLNLDDAVSYII; encoded by the coding sequence ATGAAAAGTATTGAAAACCTAGAGTGGCGCTATGCGACTAAAAAGTTTGATCCCAGCAAAAATATTACTCAAGAGCAACTCCAGGATATAGCCAGTGTCTTTAATCTCACCGCTACCTCATATGGGCTGCAGCCTAGTAGATTAACTATAGTGCAGAATAAAATATTGCAGGAAAAATTAGTGCCTATTTCCTATGGTCAGCGTCAAGTATTAGATGCACCGGCAGTCCTTGTGATAAGCACCATTAAGGTAGATCTCGCCTATATCAATAATTATTTTGATAGAGTAGTGGCTGCGCGTCAAACACCTAGTGAGATTCTCGCGCCATTCCGCAAGCAGTTAGAAGATAAGTTTGAAGCCATGAGCGAGGATGAAAATCTCGCATGGGCGCGCAATCAAGCTTATATCGCGCTAGGTAATCTCATGACTGTACTGGCAGATATGCGCATCGATAGCTGTCCTATGGAAGGTTTTATACCTCAAAAAGTTGACGAGTTGTTAGAACTTAACGATCAAGGATTAAAATCTGTATTGCTTTTGCCTATAGGCCACCGTGCGTCAGATGATATGTTTGCTGATATGGCGAAAGTGCGATTGAACCTGGACGATGCCGTCAGTTACATCATTTAG
- a CDS encoding helix-turn-helix domain-containing protein produces MKEIMKQPQLGDYIARLRKEQGLTQEELVERCNINVRTIQRIEAGDVTPRSYTIKNILEALGSSFEDISKKIKREVQPIVTDNIQFKRASNGLLIGILGILYILISIPIAYYEISASLLNMKLLTTGEYMIGLIMYLGLITSFYLTFLLSIKERSPVMIACVIIFLFLEILGLIARFSWYKDTLYSFSKMQTGLAFMFQIIYGLSLVILAIPFLIKRKQFHGVFKNLGIILIVGGISHATFLLFPIGIIATLLFEILLIVMSFQLYQSGKTDTNDFN; encoded by the coding sequence ATGAAAGAAATTATGAAGCAACCACAACTAGGCGACTACATTGCTAGATTAAGAAAAGAGCAAGGTCTTACCCAAGAAGAACTGGTAGAACGATGTAACATCAATGTGCGCACAATCCAGCGCATTGAAGCTGGAGACGTAACTCCTAGAAGCTATACAATCAAGAATATTCTTGAGGCATTAGGAAGTTCATTTGAAGATATCTCTAAAAAGATAAAACGTGAAGTTCAACCTATTGTCACGGATAACATTCAGTTCAAGAGGGCTAGCAACGGCTTATTAATAGGGATTTTGGGAATTCTGTACATCCTTATTTCAATTCCTATTGCATATTATGAAATATCCGCTTCGCTACTTAATATGAAACTATTAACAACGGGTGAGTACATGATCGGGCTTATCATGTATTTAGGGCTTATTACTTCATTTTATTTGACCTTTCTATTATCAATAAAAGAAAGATCACCTGTAATGATCGCATGTGTTATAATCTTTCTTTTCCTGGAAATATTAGGATTAATAGCGAGGTTTTCATGGTATAAGGACACATTGTATTCCTTCTCAAAGATGCAAACAGGTCTCGCTTTTATGTTTCAGATAATTTATGGATTATCACTAGTGATTCTTGCCATACCATTTTTGATAAAAAGGAAACAGTTTCATGGCGTTTTCAAAAACCTAGGCATCATATTGATTGTCGGTGGAATCTCTCACGCAACATTTTTATTATTCCCAATAGGAATTATAGCTACACTATTATTCGAGATACTTTTAATCGTTATGTCATTTCAACTGTACCAAAGTGGTAAAACAGATACTAACGACTTTAATTGA